A portion of the Mycobacterium paraseoulense genome contains these proteins:
- a CDS encoding MCE family protein: MSESRSEGMHPAWWTLILVVATLGTIVLTSAFYSGSFKSYVPVTVISDRAGLVMDRGGKVKMRGVQVGRVAEITTGKEQVSLRLDLYPDQVKYIPANVRARIRATTLFSGKYVDLVYPSRPASKRLAAGAVIRVENVGTEVNTMFANLVKVLDEIDPAKLQGVLSALAEGLRGRGAIMGQGITDANEVLREINPRAEAVRADMRAVKRVGDTYGPAAQDILRVLDAASVTSGTVNDDSSALDSLLTGVIGLSRSGINLVGPNRDNIIRAVNLLEPTTSLLMKYNPALTCMLVGAKTALDTGYRDAMGGANGYSLIIDSTPLFGADQYRYPQNLPIVGARGGPGGKPGCGSLPDVAANWPLRELITNTGWGTGLDIRPNPGIAFPGYADYLPVTRGIPEPPSIRYPGGPAPGPIPYPGAPPYGAPQYAPDGTPLYPGLPPAPPPGAPPEPGSPPPGSEPAVIPAPAQLQPTPTPPPPPAP, from the coding sequence ATGTCGGAATCGCGCTCGGAGGGCATGCATCCCGCGTGGTGGACACTGATTTTGGTCGTCGCCACCCTCGGCACCATCGTGTTGACGTCCGCCTTCTACTCCGGGTCGTTCAAGTCGTATGTGCCGGTGACGGTGATATCCGACCGGGCCGGACTGGTGATGGACCGTGGCGGCAAGGTCAAGATGCGTGGGGTGCAGGTGGGCCGGGTCGCCGAGATCACCACCGGGAAGGAACAAGTCAGCCTCAGGCTGGACCTCTACCCGGACCAGGTCAAGTACATCCCTGCGAACGTGCGTGCCCGCATCAGGGCCACGACGTTGTTCAGCGGCAAATATGTCGACCTCGTCTACCCGAGCCGGCCCGCCTCCAAGCGCCTGGCGGCCGGAGCGGTGATCAGGGTCGAGAACGTCGGCACCGAGGTCAACACCATGTTCGCCAACCTCGTCAAGGTGCTGGACGAGATCGACCCGGCCAAGCTTCAGGGCGTCCTGTCCGCGCTGGCCGAGGGTTTGCGCGGGCGCGGCGCAATCATGGGCCAGGGCATCACCGACGCGAACGAGGTACTGCGCGAGATCAATCCGCGGGCCGAGGCCGTCCGCGCGGACATGCGGGCGGTCAAGCGTGTCGGCGACACCTATGGTCCTGCGGCGCAGGACATACTGCGGGTGCTCGACGCGGCCAGCGTCACCAGCGGCACGGTCAACGATGACTCATCCGCCCTGGACTCGCTGCTCACCGGCGTCATCGGCCTCTCTCGGAGCGGTATCAACCTCGTTGGCCCCAATAGGGACAACATCATCAGGGCAGTGAATCTGCTCGAACCCACGACGAGCCTGCTGATGAAATACAACCCCGCCTTGACGTGCATGTTGGTCGGCGCCAAGACCGCCCTCGATACCGGGTACCGGGACGCGATGGGTGGCGCCAACGGCTACTCGCTGATCATCGACAGCACGCCTTTGTTCGGTGCAGACCAATACCGGTACCCGCAGAACCTTCCGATCGTGGGCGCCAGGGGCGGGCCCGGCGGTAAGCCGGGTTGCGGATCGCTGCCGGATGTCGCCGCGAATTGGCCACTGCGTGAGTTGATTACGAACACCGGTTGGGGGACCGGCCTGGATATCCGGCCCAACCCCGGAATCGCCTTTCCCGGATACGCCGACTACCTGCCCGTCACCCGGGGGATTCCCGAACCGCCCAGCATCCGCTATCCGGGCGGCCCCGCGCCCGGCCCGATCCCGTACCCGGGGGCGCCGCCGTACGGCGCGCCGCAATACGCCCCAGACGGGACACCGCTGTACCCGGGTCTGCCGCCGGCGCCACCGCCGGGCGCACCGCCCGAACCCGGTTCCCCGCCACCGGGATCCGAGCCGGCCGTGATCCCGGCCCCCGCACAGCTGCAGCCCACCCCCACACCGCCACCCCCGCCTGCGCCGTGA
- a CDS encoding MCE family protein → MKENLLGAIWRLAIFMVVCTLGLVAMLAIFAQLRFGNELPYKARFSNVSGLEVGNFVRIAGVEVGKVSKISVEDDGTAVVDFSADSTVVLTEGSKAVVRYQNLIGGRYLALQEGPGSTRQLRPGDTIPLARTSPALDLDALIGGFRPLFRALDPNQVNTLSSELIKAFQGEGATIGSVLSRTAALTNTLADRDQLIGQVIINLNTVLGSLGDQSAQFAKTVDSLSQLLATLAGRKQDISNGIAYANAAAGSIADLLAKGRAPLTKILSDGERAGGLILSDRDYFDDFLNTLPDAYQMLNRQGLYGDFFSFYLCEMLFKLNGKGGQPVYVKVIGQPSGRCTPR, encoded by the coding sequence ATGAAGGAGAACCTGCTCGGCGCGATCTGGCGCCTGGCGATCTTCATGGTCGTGTGCACCCTGGGCCTGGTCGCGATGTTGGCGATCTTCGCGCAACTGCGGTTCGGCAACGAACTGCCGTACAAGGCTCGGTTCAGCAACGTGTCCGGCCTCGAGGTCGGCAACTTCGTCCGCATCGCGGGCGTCGAAGTCGGCAAGGTCAGCAAGATCTCGGTCGAGGACGACGGCACCGCGGTCGTCGACTTCAGCGCCGACAGCACCGTGGTGCTGACGGAGGGCAGCAAGGCGGTCGTCCGCTACCAGAACCTCATCGGCGGCCGCTACCTTGCCCTACAGGAAGGTCCCGGTAGCACAAGGCAACTCAGGCCCGGCGACACGATTCCGCTGGCTCGGACGTCGCCGGCGCTGGACTTGGATGCGCTGATCGGCGGCTTCCGCCCGTTGTTCCGCGCGCTGGATCCCAACCAGGTCAACACGTTGTCCAGCGAGCTCATCAAAGCATTCCAGGGCGAGGGTGCAACGATCGGCTCCGTCCTGTCGCGCACCGCCGCGCTGACGAACACCCTGGCGGACCGGGACCAGCTCATCGGTCAGGTGATCATCAACCTCAACACCGTTCTGGGCTCGCTCGGAGACCAAAGCGCCCAGTTCGCAAAGACCGTCGACTCGTTGTCCCAGCTGCTGGCGACGCTCGCCGGCCGCAAGCAAGACATCAGCAACGGGATCGCCTATGCCAATGCCGCAGCCGGTTCGATCGCCGATCTCCTGGCGAAAGGCCGTGCGCCCCTCACGAAGATCCTCAGCGACGGCGAGCGGGCGGGTGGCCTCATCCTGTCCGATCGAGACTACTTCGACGACTTCCTCAACACGTTGCCGGACGCCTACCAGATGCTGAACCGGCAGGGCCTGTACGGCGACTTCTTCAGTTTCTATCTGTGCGAGATGCTCTTCAAGCTGAATGGCAAAGGCGGGCAACCGGTTTACGTCAAGGTGATCGGCCAGCCCTCGGGAAGGTGCACACCGCGATGA
- a CDS encoding MCE family protein: MKYFSERNPLVVGAIGVVVVAGAVAASLTYSKLPFFKSGRGYSAYFAEAGGLLTGAAVQVSGVKAGTVDSIALDGPRVLVTFEVDKHIRLGDRSEASIKTKSLLGAKILEITTRGDGRLSGPIPLEHTHAPYQLPEALGDLGAAISGMDTNRLSESLAVLADTFSDTPADLKIAVAGVARFSQTLSDRDTQLRNLLANANKATTVLSQRSDQIARLIADSNALLVQLQGQSRALDQISGNIAAMSRQIKGFIADNRQTLKPALDKLNEVLAIVDNRKERVRQAIKKFDDYALSLGESMSTGPWFNFYIANLIPGQFIQPFVDAAFSDLGLDPNVLLPSQLSDPQVGQPGTPALPVPFPRTGQGGEPRLNLPDAIIGKPGDPRYPYREPPPAPPPGGPPPGPPPLAPGQTAPPPAPPSPSPVYVPAPGESPSPPKAGER; this comes from the coding sequence ATGAAGTACTTCTCCGAACGCAATCCCCTCGTCGTCGGCGCGATCGGCGTCGTGGTCGTCGCCGGCGCGGTGGCGGCGTCGCTGACCTATAGCAAGCTCCCTTTCTTCAAATCAGGCAGGGGATACTCGGCATACTTCGCCGAAGCGGGCGGGCTGTTAACGGGTGCCGCGGTGCAGGTTTCGGGCGTCAAAGCTGGCACGGTGGACAGCATCGCGCTGGACGGTCCACGGGTGCTCGTCACGTTCGAGGTTGACAAGCACATCCGGCTCGGAGATCGCAGTGAGGCGTCGATCAAGACGAAGAGCCTGCTGGGCGCCAAGATCCTGGAGATCACCACCCGCGGCGACGGCAGGCTGTCCGGGCCGATCCCGCTCGAGCACACCCATGCGCCCTATCAGCTGCCCGAAGCGCTCGGTGACCTCGGCGCCGCGATCAGCGGGATGGACACCAACCGGTTGTCCGAATCACTGGCGGTACTGGCGGACACCTTTTCCGACACCCCGGCCGACCTGAAGATCGCGGTGGCCGGTGTCGCGCGGTTCTCACAAACATTGAGTGACCGGGACACGCAATTGCGAAATCTCTTGGCCAACGCCAACAAAGCGACCACCGTGTTGTCGCAGCGCAGTGACCAGATAGCCCGTCTGATCGCCGACAGCAACGCGCTGCTCGTGCAATTGCAGGGCCAGAGCCGCGCGCTGGACCAGATCTCCGGCAACATCGCGGCGATGAGCCGGCAGATCAAGGGGTTCATCGCCGACAACCGGCAGACACTCAAGCCGGCGTTGGACAAGCTCAACGAGGTCTTGGCGATCGTCGACAACCGCAAAGAACGAGTGCGACAGGCGATCAAGAAGTTCGATGACTATGCGCTGTCGCTCGGCGAATCAATGTCCACGGGTCCATGGTTCAACTTCTACATCGCCAACCTGATCCCTGGTCAGTTCATCCAGCCCTTCGTCGACGCCGCGTTCTCCGATCTGGGCCTGGACCCGAATGTGCTGCTGCCGTCACAACTCTCCGATCCGCAGGTCGGCCAGCCGGGAACACCTGCCCTGCCGGTACCGTTCCCCCGCACCGGTCAGGGCGGCGAGCCGAGGCTGAACCTCCCGGACGCGATCATCGGCAAGCCGGGTGACCCGCGCTACCCCTACCGTGAGCCGCCCCCCGCGCCGCCGCCGGGTGGACCGCCGCCGGGGCCGCCACCGCTCGCCCCGGGGCAGACGGCCCCACCACCGGCGCCGCCTTCGCCGTCGCCGGTGTACGTGCCGGCGCCGGGGGAATCGCCTTCACCGCCGAAAGCCGGTGAAAGATGA
- a CDS encoding virulence factor Mce family protein has translation MNRHNARIGLAAVLVLSLLAGASVLWRSSTASSRTTVVAYFANSNGIFVGDEVRILGVAVGHIKKIEPQPERVKITFWYEARYQVPADAKAVILSPSLVTARAIQLTPAYTGGPRLQDGAVIPQARTAVPVEWDDLRQDLEKLTQMLQPTRGGLSPLGSLVTTAANNLRGQGVNIRDTIVKLSQAVSALGDHSKDLFSTVKNLSILVSALQSSGDLMRQLNQNLASVTGLLTNDPNEVANAVTALSDVVGDVRTFVADNREALGTTSDKLASVSTALNNSLDDIRQALHIAPTELQNFINIYQPAQGTLSGAPAFANFANPVAFLCGAIQAASRLGWDQSAKLCVQYLAPIIKNRQYNFPPLGENLVVGATARPNEVTYSEDWMRPDYVPPQPNPMGIPGLPSAPAQVHATNPADGLRGLMLPTGDGP, from the coding sequence ATGAACCGCCACAACGCCAGAATCGGCCTGGCCGCCGTGCTGGTGCTGAGCCTCCTTGCCGGCGCCTCGGTGCTGTGGCGCTCGTCGACGGCGAGCAGCAGGACCACGGTCGTCGCCTACTTCGCCAACAGCAACGGCATCTTCGTAGGCGACGAGGTGCGCATCCTGGGGGTGGCCGTCGGCCACATCAAAAAGATCGAGCCGCAACCCGAGCGCGTCAAGATCACCTTCTGGTATGAGGCCAGATACCAGGTGCCCGCCGATGCCAAGGCCGTGATCCTCTCGCCGTCGCTGGTTACCGCGCGGGCGATCCAGCTGACCCCCGCCTACACCGGTGGACCGCGGCTGCAAGACGGCGCCGTGATTCCGCAGGCGCGCACCGCGGTCCCGGTGGAGTGGGACGACCTGCGTCAGGACCTGGAAAAGCTCACCCAGATGCTGCAGCCGACCCGCGGCGGCCTCAGCCCGCTCGGATCGCTCGTGACGACCGCCGCGAACAATCTGCGCGGCCAGGGAGTGAACATCCGCGACACCATCGTCAAGCTTTCCCAAGCGGTTTCAGCGCTGGGCGACCACAGCAAGGATCTGTTCAGCACCGTGAAGAACCTGTCGATCCTGGTTTCGGCGTTGCAGAGCAGCGGTGACCTGATGCGGCAGCTGAATCAGAATCTGGCCTCGGTCACCGGCCTGCTGACCAATGATCCCAACGAGGTCGCTAACGCAGTCACGGCACTTTCCGACGTCGTTGGCGACGTCCGAACCTTCGTGGCCGACAACCGCGAAGCGCTGGGCACGACTTCCGACAAGCTGGCGTCGGTGTCGACCGCGCTGAACAACAGCCTCGACGACATCAGGCAGGCGCTGCATATCGCCCCCACCGAGCTACAGAACTTCATCAACATCTATCAGCCCGCGCAGGGCACCCTGAGCGGTGCGCCGGCATTCGCCAACTTCGCCAATCCGGTCGCCTTCCTGTGCGGGGCGATACAGGCGGCGTCGCGCCTGGGATGGGACCAGTCGGCGAAGCTGTGCGTCCAGTACCTGGCGCCGATCATCAAGAATCGTCAGTACAACTTCCCCCCACTGGGTGAGAACCTGGTGGTCGGCGCCACGGCACGCCCGAATGAGGTGACCTACAGCGAGGACTGGATGCGGCCGGACTACGTTCCGCCGCAGCCGAATCCGATGGGAATTCCCGGCCTGCCGTCCGCGCCGGCCCAGGTGCACGCGACCAATCCCGCCGACGGCCTGCGCGGATTGATGCTGCCGACGGGGGACGGACCGTGA
- a CDS encoding virulence factor Mce family protein gives MRRAVVGLLAALTMVAPAACGWRGLNSVALPGTAGRGPGAFTIQAQLPDVGTLEQNSRVQVGDVTVGNVTRIERQGWHALLTIRLDGDVDLPANATATIGQTSLLGSLHVELAPPTDVPPWGRLKEGSLISLSSAGSYPSTEQTLAAISLLLNGGGIGQIQDITQALSTALAGRADDLRSLITQLDTFTGHVADQTGDIIAAAESLNNLVGQFADQRPVMDRALTTIPAALRTLADERQTLVEALDQFGKFSALVADSARQTKDTLVKELNDLAPVLESLANAGPAMTRALSLLATYPFPKETISKWARGDYANLTAIIDLTLSRLDASFLTGTRFEGNLTELELQWGRTIGQMPSPYTAGNPLVAPYHWDQGH, from the coding sequence CTGCGTCGCGCCGTGGTGGGGTTGCTGGCGGCGCTGACGATGGTCGCGCCGGCGGCCTGCGGTTGGCGCGGTCTGAACTCGGTAGCGCTGCCGGGAACCGCCGGACGCGGTCCCGGGGCGTTCACGATTCAGGCGCAACTGCCTGACGTGGGCACCCTGGAACAGAACTCGCGAGTGCAAGTCGGCGACGTCACGGTCGGCAACGTCACCAGGATCGAGCGGCAGGGCTGGCATGCGCTGCTGACCATCCGGCTCGACGGCGATGTCGACCTGCCGGCCAACGCGACCGCGACGATCGGGCAAACCAGCCTGCTGGGTTCCCTGCATGTCGAGCTGGCGCCGCCCACCGACGTCCCACCGTGGGGCAGGCTGAAGGAGGGCTCGCTGATTTCCCTGTCGTCGGCCGGCAGTTACCCGTCGACTGAGCAGACGCTCGCCGCCATCTCGTTGTTGCTCAACGGCGGCGGGATCGGGCAGATTCAGGACATCACCCAGGCACTGAGCACCGCGCTGGCCGGCCGTGCCGATGACCTGCGCAGCCTGATAACTCAGCTCGACACCTTCACGGGCCACGTCGCCGACCAGACCGGTGACATCATCGCCGCCGCCGAGAGCCTCAACAACCTGGTCGGTCAGTTCGCGGATCAGAGGCCGGTGATGGACAGGGCGCTGACGACCATCCCGGCCGCGCTTCGCACCCTGGCCGACGAGCGGCAGACTCTGGTGGAGGCGCTCGATCAGTTCGGCAAGTTCAGTGCGCTGGTTGCCGATTCGGCACGCCAGACCAAGGACACTCTGGTCAAAGAGCTCAACGACCTTGCGCCGGTGCTGGAATCGCTGGCCAACGCCGGCCCCGCGATGACCCGCGCGTTGAGCCTGCTCGCCACCTATCCGTTCCCGAAGGAGACCATCAGCAAGTGGGCCCGCGGGGACTACGCCAATCTGACCGCCATCATCGACCTCACGCTCAGCCGACTCGACGCGTCCTTCCTCACGGGCACTCGGTTCGAGGGCAATTTGACGGAGTTGGAACTGCAGTGGGGCCGGACGATCGGCCAGATGCCGAGTCCGTACACGGCCGGCAATCCGCTTGTCGCGCCGTATCATTGGGATCAGGGGCATTGA
- a CDS encoding MCE family protein, whose amino-acid sequence MPPLSRRILIQLAIFVVVALVGGAVMVFGYIQLPAMFGIGRYRVTVELPQAAGLYPSGNVTYRGTEVGRVDSVRLTNTGVVAVLSLKSGIDIPSDLDAQVHSQSAVGEQYVALLPRRASPPLRDGDVIRPDRVSVPPDLDTMLDAANRGLESVPREDLKTVVDEASTAVSGLGPDISRLVAGASSLSIDARKNLGALLTLIDDSKPVLDAQTDTPDAVQAWAAHLADLTRGVQKNDTAVRQVLEQGGPAVGEVRKLLDRVNPTLPVLLANLIGVGQVALTYHAGIEQLLVLLPQAVATIQAINVPNRNTKQGYKGAFLSFNLRLNLPPPCLTGFLPAQQQRVPSWDDYPDRPAGDLYCRVPQDSPQNVRGVRNTPCVGRPGKRAPTVQMCVSDETYIPLNDGYNWKGDPNATLSGQPVPQPRPPVPPAPPPDPMPIAAAEYDPATGTYVGPDGHVYTQSDLATPGGKERTWQTMLLPPN is encoded by the coding sequence GTGCCGCCCTTGTCGAGACGAATCCTCATCCAGCTGGCGATCTTTGTGGTCGTCGCGCTGGTCGGCGGCGCGGTGATGGTGTTCGGCTACATCCAGCTTCCGGCCATGTTCGGCATCGGCCGCTATCGCGTCACCGTCGAGCTGCCGCAGGCCGCCGGTCTGTACCCCAGCGGCAACGTCACTTATCGTGGCACCGAAGTCGGCCGGGTCGACAGCGTGCGTCTCACCAACACCGGCGTCGTGGCGGTGCTCTCGCTGAAGTCGGGGATCGACATCCCGTCGGATCTCGATGCGCAGGTGCACAGTCAGTCGGCGGTGGGAGAGCAGTACGTTGCCCTGCTGCCACGCAGGGCTTCTCCGCCGCTGCGGGACGGCGACGTGATCCGCCCGGATCGCGTGTCGGTGCCGCCCGACCTGGACACGATGTTGGATGCGGCGAACCGTGGTTTGGAGTCGGTCCCCCGTGAGGACCTCAAGACCGTCGTCGACGAGGCCTCCACGGCCGTCAGCGGGCTCGGCCCCGACATCTCCCGGCTCGTGGCGGGCGCCAGTTCGCTGTCCATCGATGCGCGAAAGAATCTCGGTGCGCTGCTCACCCTGATCGACGACTCCAAGCCGGTGCTCGATGCGCAGACCGACACACCGGACGCGGTACAGGCGTGGGCCGCGCACCTGGCCGACCTCACCCGGGGGGTGCAGAAAAACGACACCGCCGTCCGGCAGGTGCTCGAGCAAGGCGGGCCCGCCGTGGGGGAAGTGCGAAAGCTCCTGGATCGGGTAAACCCGACCCTGCCGGTCCTGCTCGCCAACCTGATCGGTGTCGGGCAGGTGGCGCTGACCTATCACGCCGGCATTGAGCAGCTGCTGGTCCTTCTTCCCCAGGCGGTGGCCACGATTCAGGCGATCAATGTCCCGAACAGGAACACCAAACAGGGCTACAAGGGCGCCTTCCTGAGTTTCAACCTGCGACTGAACCTGCCGCCACCGTGTCTGACCGGCTTTCTGCCGGCGCAACAGCAGCGAGTTCCGTCGTGGGACGACTACCCGGACCGACCCGCGGGCGACCTGTATTGCCGGGTGCCACAGGACTCCCCGCAGAACGTCCGTGGCGTTCGCAACACCCCGTGCGTGGGACGCCCGGGCAAACGCGCCCCGACGGTGCAGATGTGCGTCAGCGACGAAACCTACATTCCGCTCAACGACGGTTACAACTGGAAAGGCGACCCGAACGCGACGCTTTCGGGCCAGCCCGTCCCGCAGCCGCGCCCACCGGTACCACCTGCGCCGCCCCCCGACCCCATGCCGATTGCGGCCGCCGAGTACGACCCGGCCACCGGCACCTACGTCGGCCCCGACGGGCATGTCTACACGCAATCCGACTTGGCCACCCCCGGGGGAAAGGAGCGCACATGGCAGACGATGTTGCTACCGCCGAATTGA
- a CDS encoding mammalian cell entry protein, which produces MADDVATAELTELPAEVDESKTEEPSRGAAPVRLTLTIGLVIVAALIGLVGWVGLRAYRGHEAQEQRTLFLQAGRQGALNLTTVDFREADADVQRILAGATGQLYDNFSKRSQPFIDVVLRTKSKSVGTVTEAGIESQSGDRAEVLVAVTVHTSNAGVAEQEPHAWRMRLSVLKVGGVAKVSNVEFVR; this is translated from the coding sequence ATGGCAGACGATGTTGCTACCGCCGAATTGACCGAGCTCCCTGCGGAAGTCGACGAGTCGAAAACGGAGGAGCCGTCGCGCGGCGCCGCCCCGGTTCGGCTGACGCTGACCATCGGACTTGTCATCGTGGCCGCGCTGATCGGGCTGGTCGGGTGGGTCGGCCTGCGCGCGTACCGAGGGCACGAAGCGCAGGAGCAGCGCACGCTTTTCCTGCAGGCCGGTCGCCAAGGTGCGCTCAACCTCACCACGGTTGACTTCCGCGAAGCCGACGCGGACGTGCAGCGCATTCTGGCCGGGGCGACCGGCCAACTCTACGACAACTTCTCCAAACGCTCGCAGCCGTTCATCGACGTGGTGTTGCGGACCAAGTCCAAGTCCGTTGGAACCGTGACGGAAGCGGGCATCGAATCCCAGTCCGGCGACCGGGCGGAAGTCCTGGTGGCTGTCACGGTCCACACGTCGAACGCCGGTGTGGCCGAACAGGAGCCGCACGCCTGGCGAATGCGGCTTTCCGTACTGAAGGTGGGCGGGGTGGCGAAGGTGTCGAATGTGGAGTTCGTGCGATGA
- a CDS encoding carbon starvation CstA family protein, whose translation MAVKEHDKDVSYIHTDDELPPVAIVDRSPITARHRIVFAGVALVGAVAWAIIAFARGETVNAVWFVVAAICTYVIGFRFYARLIEMKIVRPRDDHATPAEVFEDGTDYVPTDRRVLFGHHFAAIAGAGPLVGPVLAAQMGYLPCSIWIILGAVFAGAVQDYLVLWISTRRRGRSLGQMARDELGATGGAAALVGAFVIMVIIIAVLALVVVRGLAQSPWGVFSIGMTIPIALFMGCYLRFLRPGRVAEVSLIGFVLLMLAVASGNWVGETSWGATWLSVAPTTVAWLIIGYGFVASVLPVWLLLAPRDYLSTFMKVGAIALLAVGICLARPLMQAPAISRFAAGGDGPVFPGSLFPFLFITIACGALSGFHALISSGTTPKLLEKESQMRLIGYGGMLTESFVAVMALISASILDQHLYFTLNAPVAQTGGTAATAADYVNRLGLSGTPATADQLTQAAHGVGEKSIVSRTGGAPTLAFGMAEVLHRVFGGTGLKAFWYHFAIMFEALFILTAVDAGTRVARFMLSDALGNLGGPLAKLRNPSWRPGVWLCSLAVAAAWGSILLMGVTDPLGGINTLFPLFGIANQLLAAIALTVVTVIVIKKGLVKWAWIPGIPLLWDLTVTLTASWQKIFSADPNVGYWTQHFHYLAARSAGKTSFGSAKNAHQLDDVIRNTFIQGTLSVLFALVVVIVLITGVAVSYRVIRGGGRPLTEDEPIPSKFFAPSGLVPTASERAVQRQWDAARTVAAERT comes from the coding sequence GTGGCAGTCAAAGAACACGACAAAGACGTCAGCTACATCCACACCGACGACGAGCTGCCGCCCGTCGCGATCGTCGACCGTTCCCCCATCACCGCCCGGCACCGAATCGTATTCGCGGGCGTCGCGCTGGTCGGTGCCGTCGCGTGGGCGATCATCGCGTTCGCGCGCGGCGAGACGGTGAACGCGGTCTGGTTCGTGGTCGCGGCGATCTGCACATACGTCATCGGCTTCCGGTTCTATGCCCGGCTGATCGAGATGAAGATCGTGCGCCCACGTGACGACCACGCCACCCCGGCGGAGGTGTTCGAGGACGGCACCGACTATGTGCCCACCGACCGGAGGGTGCTGTTCGGCCATCACTTCGCCGCCATCGCCGGGGCCGGACCCCTCGTCGGCCCGGTGCTGGCGGCCCAGATGGGCTACCTGCCCTGCAGCATCTGGATCATCCTCGGCGCGGTGTTCGCCGGCGCGGTGCAGGATTACCTGGTCTTGTGGATCTCCACTCGGCGGCGGGGACGTTCCCTGGGCCAGATGGCCCGCGACGAACTCGGCGCCACCGGCGGCGCGGCCGCCCTCGTCGGGGCGTTCGTCATCATGGTGATCATCATCGCGGTGCTCGCGCTGGTCGTGGTGCGCGGCCTGGCCCAGAGCCCGTGGGGAGTGTTCTCCATCGGCATGACGATCCCCATCGCGCTTTTCATGGGTTGCTATCTGCGGTTTTTGCGTCCCGGACGGGTGGCGGAGGTGTCGCTCATCGGGTTCGTGCTGCTGATGCTGGCCGTGGCATCGGGCAATTGGGTCGGCGAAACATCCTGGGGCGCAACATGGTTGAGCGTCGCTCCGACGACGGTGGCGTGGCTGATCATCGGCTACGGTTTCGTGGCATCGGTGTTGCCGGTGTGGTTGCTACTGGCCCCGCGCGATTACCTCTCCACCTTCATGAAGGTGGGCGCCATCGCCCTGCTCGCGGTCGGCATCTGCCTGGCCCGGCCGCTCATGCAGGCTCCGGCGATCTCACGGTTCGCGGCCGGCGGCGACGGGCCGGTGTTCCCCGGCTCGCTGTTCCCGTTCCTGTTCATCACGATCGCGTGCGGCGCGCTGTCCGGGTTTCATGCGCTGATCTCCTCGGGGACGACGCCCAAGCTCCTGGAGAAGGAAAGCCAGATGCGGCTGATCGGCTACGGCGGCATGCTCACGGAATCCTTCGTCGCCGTCATGGCGCTGATCAGCGCATCGATCCTCGACCAGCATCTGTACTTCACCCTCAACGCCCCGGTGGCCCAGACCGGCGGCACCGCGGCCACCGCGGCGGACTACGTCAATCGGCTCGGCCTGTCCGGTACGCCGGCGACCGCCGACCAGCTCACCCAGGCCGCGCACGGGGTCGGCGAAAAGTCGATCGTGTCGCGCACCGGCGGGGCGCCCACGCTGGCATTCGGCATGGCCGAGGTGTTGCACCGGGTCTTCGGCGGGACGGGCCTCAAGGCGTTCTGGTATCACTTCGCGATCATGTTCGAGGCGCTCTTCATCCTGACCGCCGTCGACGCGGGTACACGCGTCGCACGTTTCATGCTGTCCGACGCACTGGGCAACCTCGGTGGTCCGCTGGCCAAGCTGCGCAACCCGAGCTGGCGGCCGGGCGTCTGGCTCTGCAGCCTGGCGGTGGCCGCCGCCTGGGGCAGCATCCTGCTGATGGGCGTGACCGATCCGCTGGGTGGGATCAACACGCTCTTTCCGCTGTTCGGCATCGCGAACCAGCTGCTGGCGGCGATCGCGCTGACCGTCGTCACCGTGATCGTCATCAAGAAGGGCCTAGTGAAGTGGGCGTGGATTCCCGGGATTCCGCTGCTGTGGGACCTGACGGTCACCCTGACCGCGTCCTGGCAGAAGATCTTCTCGGCCGATCCCAACGTCGGCTACTGGACGCAGCACTTCCACTACCTGGCGGCGAGAAGCGCCGGCAAGACGTCGTTCGGTTCGGCCAAGAACGCCCACCAGCTCGACGACGTCATCAGGAACACCTTCATCCAGGGCACCCTGTCGGTTCTGTTCGCGCTGGTCGTCGTCATCGTGTTGATCACTGGAGTCGCGGTGTCCTACAGGGTGATTCGCGGCGGTGGCCGGCCCCTGACGGAGGATGAGCCGATCCCGTCGAAGTTTTTCGCGCCGTCGGGTCTTGTCCCCACGGCCAGCGAACGCGCGGTGCAGAGGCAGTGGGATGCGGCCAGAACGGTTGCCGCCGAGAGAACTTGA